In Nocardioides sp. JS614, the sequence CGTCGGCGACCCGGGTGACCGCCTCGGCGATCGCGAGGGCAGCCTCCTCGACCCTGGTGAACATCCCCGATTCGCGCCAGGCGGGCAGTACGGCGATCCGCTGCGGCGACTCGCCGGCGCGGAGGGCGAGGTGGGTGTGCAGGTGCAGGCAGAACGCGCACCCGTTGATCTGCGAGCACCGCAGGTTGACCAGCTCGAGCACCGCCCGGTCGATGCCCAGGTCGGCGGCACGGCCCCTGATCTCCGTGGACACGTTCGCCATCGCGCCGTGGATCGCGGGCAGCTGCTTGTCGGCGTAGACCCACCGGCGGGTGTCCTCCATGCCCCGACGGTACTCACCCGGCGAAGTGACGCCCGGCTATCCGTCGAAGCCGGCGCGCGTCTACCCAGCGCAGCTCGGTACTCGGGTGGTAGCGCTTGACCCAGTGGAAGGTGTTCTCGTCGGTGTGGGTGCATCTCCGCGCCCGTGGCCGCTAGCCGGGGCAGCAGGTCGCGGGTGTGCTGAACATGCCATCGTTGCTGAAGGGAAAGGCGCTAGTGAAGTCGCGGATCTCGCCACCCCGCGGATGAGCTCCCGCGGCAGTGTGGCCGCCCTCTCTCGGCCCCACCCGAACCGGAGCGGCCCGGGGGGAAGCATCGATCGAACCAGTTGATCAATGCGGCCGCTTTTGGTCTTTGTGGTCATTGAGTTCCTTCTCTAGCGTCAGGTCAGTCCGAGATCACCTCAACGACGAGCAACGACCAGTGAGTACCCGCGCGTCATTGATCACTGGTGTCTAGCGGTTCCTCGGGGTCAGTCGAAGACGGCATGAAGGTAGGGACATGACCATCAGCGAATCCACGACCGGCAAGCCCCTCATCGGTTTGAGCAGGTGGAGCGACCGGGTGCTGGAGGACCGGGTCCATCGCACCTTGTACACGGACCCGGGGGTCTTTGCCGAAGAGATGGTCAGGGTCTTCGGTGGTGAGTCCTGGGTCTATCTCGGCCACGAGTCACAGGTGCCGGAGCCCAACTCCTACCTCTCGGTCCGGATGGGGTTGCGCCCCCTGATCGTGACCCGCGACCGCGAGGGTGCTCTCCACGGCATCTTCAATCGCTGCGCGCACCGCGGTGCCACGATCTGTCGTGACGAGTCGGGTGTCGCGAAGAGCTTCCAGTGTCCCTACCACGGCTGGACGTTCCGCAACACCGGAGAACTGGTCGGGACGCCGTGGCCCGAGGGATACGGCAGCGGCTTCGACAAGTCCGAGTTCGGGCTCCGGAAGGTCAACCGCATCGAGACCTACCGGGGCTTCATCTTCGGCACCCTCAACGACGAGGCCCCCTCGGTGCCGGACTGGCTCGGCCCCGCCACGACGTGGCTGGACTACTGGATCGATCGTGCTCCAGGGGGCGACGTCCGGGTTCGCAGCGGCGCCTTCCGGATGGGGTACCGCGGGAACTGGAAGCTGGCCTACGACAACGCCGGTGACGGATACCATCCGGCGTTCTCCCACCGCTCGCTGCTGGAGATGGCGTCCAGGATGGGCGAGTCGAAGGACATGTCCTACTTCGGTCGCACGCCCGACGACGGGCCGCTCGCGGCCTACTCGCTCGGCAACGGTCACAGCGTGATCGACCAGCGGCCCGCCTATGACGGCCCGGGGAGCTTCTGGGCCAACCAGCGGCCGCAGCCGGGACGGGAGAAGCTCGAGGAGCTCATCCGTGAGCAGTACCCCGACCGTGCCGACGAGCTCCTGGACCTGTGCGTCGGCTCCCAGATCAACCTCAGCATCTTCCCGAACCTGCTCATCATCGGGAACCAGATCCAGGTCATCGAGCCCCTGGCCGTGAGCCGCACCCAGCTGACCTGGCACGCCACGTCGATCGGTGGGGTTCCCGAGGAGGTGAACACCGTCCGGATGCGCACCCAGGAGGACTTCCCGGCCTTCGGCGAACCTGACGACCAGGCCAACTTCGAGGAGGTCCAGCGCGGTCTCGAGGTGGTCGAGGACGAGTGGATCCTCATGAACCGCGGCCTCGGGACCGGATGGCAGAGCGTCGGTGCGGACGGGGTCGTCAAGACCGCGGTGACCGACGAACTGCACATGCGCAGCTACTACGTCGAATGGGTCAAGCGCATGGGCGGCGAGCAGAAGGTCGAGACGGCATGAGCATCCCCGCCGAGTACACGGACACCTCCTCGTTCTCCTACCACGTCGACGCGGACTTCTATGCCGACCTCGACCGCTTCCGCGCGATGTTCGTCGAGGACTGGCCCGACGCCGACCCGGCCGACCTGACGGGCACGGCCTCCTTCCTCACCAGGGAGGCGCGGCTGATCGACGAGGGCCGGTTCAACGACTGGCTCGAGCTGTTCAGCGACGACTGCCTCTACTGGGTCCCGGTCACCGCCGGCGGTGGTGACCCCCGCACGGAGGTCTCCCACGCGTTCGACGACCGTAGACGCCTGACCGACCGCGTCTACTGGCTGCGCACGGGCCTGGCCTACAGCCAGATCCCGGCCTCGCGGACCCGGCGGCTCGTCGGCAACGTCGAGGTGCTCGACGAGCCCTCGGGCGCGCGGCTCGTCCGGTCCAACTTCATCGTCAACGAGTTCCGTGCGGGCGTCACCAAGACCTATGCCGGCTGGTACGCCCACGTGCTCACCCCGGCCGCCGAGGGATGGCGGATCCGGATGAAGCAGGCCAACCTGCTCGACTCCGAGCAGTACCACGAGAACCTCACGATCGTCTTCTGAGGCCGGCGAGGATGACACCGATCGACCGCCAGGACGACCCCGCGACGGCGGAGGAGACCCGAGCCTCGCAGGCACGCGACGTCGGCGACGTGGCGGCTCTTCGCCGAGAGATCGAGCTCCTGCGCGCGAGGGTGGGCCGTCTCGAACGGGAGGCGGCCGCGACGCGCGCCCTGGTCGCCGAAGCCAAGCAGCTCAAGCTGTGGGACTTCACCCCCTACGGCGTGCACCCCGACGAGTCATGGGTCGCGATCGACCGGGCCAGCGCGAGCCGCCTCCTCGCCGCGCTGGCCAGCGTCGACCACTGGGATCCGTGGCACACCCGAATCGAACCGAGGCCACAACCATGAACGACAGCTCGCCGGTGCTCGTCATCGGACACATCGACGAACCCTCGCTGGAGGTGGTGCGCCGGGTCGCCGAGACCCACGACATCTCGCTTCTCGTCAAGCGCCCGCTGCGAGGGGAGGCCCTTCCGCCCCTCGACGACGTGCAGGGGGTCGTTGTCCTCGGTGGTCCCCAGAGTGCCTACGACGAACGAGCCCACCCGTATCTGGCGGAGGAGAAGGCCTACATCGCCTCTGCGCACGCCGCCGGCGTGCCCACGTTGGGGATCTGCCTGGGCTCACACCTGGCAGCGGAAGCACTCGGCGGCAAAGCCCACGCCGGCGAGAGTGGGCTCGAGGTCGGCTTCATCGACGTCGTTGCCGTCGACGATGCAGGAGAACCGCTGCAAGGCAGGTTCTTCTCCTTCCATTCCGACTCCATGCACGTCCCGCCCGGAGCCACGGCCCTGGCGGTCTCGGATCGCTACATCCAGGCATGGGGCCTCGGCTCCGTCCTGGCCATCCAGTTCCATCCCGACCTCGACCGGGATGGGATCGAGACCCTGCTCGGATTGGAGGGCGAGAAGCTCGCCTCCTTCGGGGTCGATGTCGACGCGCTGCGCGAGGAGCTTCGAGTCACAGATGCGGCGCCCGGCGAGCGGCTGATCGGCGAGTGGGTCGGGTCGCTGTGCCCGGGCCGCGTCCACGTGGGTTGCTAGCCGACCCGTGCCCCTGGCATGCGCCAACCCGTGCACACCAACACACTCACGCACCATCGGAGGAACCCATGTCCACATCCACCAGATTCGTCGAGCAGTACGGCTTGTACTCATCAGAGCAGCAGCGCGCTGCCAAGCAGTCGCTGGAGAAGGTCCTCGAGCACGGGATCGAGATCGTGCGGCTGGTCTGGCCTGACCAGCACGGGCTCCTGCGGGGCAAGGCCCTGACCGTGGACGCCTACATCGGCGCGCTGGAGACGGGCAACGAGATCACCATGGCGCCGTTCTTCTTCGACCCGGCCAACGCCATCGTGTTCAACCCCTTCAGCCCCGACGGCGGCTTCGCCATCGACGGCCTCGGCGGCAGCCCGAACGTGAAGATGGTCCCGGACCCCGGCACCTTCACGGTGCTGCCATGGGCCAGGAACACCGCGCTGGTCTTCTGCGACCTGTACATGACCAACGGTCAGCCGTTCCCGCTGGCGCCGCGCACGATCTTGAAGGATGCGTTGGCGGCGCTGGCGCAGCACGGCGCCAAGCTCGTCACCGGCGTCGAGATGGAGTGGTACCTCACCCGCCTCGTGGACGACCAGCTCGCGACCGGTTCGCTCGGCGCTCCCGGGTCGCCGGCCGACCCGCCCCAGGTGGCGCCCGTGGCCCGCGGCTACAGCTACCTGCTCATGGAGCACCTCGACGAGATCGACCACGTCCTCGAGCCCATCCGCAAGGCGGTGCTGCAGATGGGCCTCCCCCTGCGCTCCATCGACGACGAGTGGGCACCGAGCCAGGTGGAGACCACCTTCGACGTCCTCGAGGGCCTGGCTGCTGCGGACTCCGCAGCTCTGTTCCGCACCACGGTCAAGCAGATCGCCAAGCGCCACGGCCACCTCGCCTCGTTCATGTGCACCCCGGCGATCGCCGGCTTCTACGCCAATGGCTGGCACCTCCACACCTCGCTGGCCGACATCGACAGCGGCGCGAACCTGATGGTCCCGACCGACAACTCCCCGCTGTCGGAGATCGGCCGGCACTACGTCGGCGGGACCCTGGAGCACGGGATCGCCGCCTCGGTCTTCACCACCCCGACCATCAACGGCTACCGGCGCCGGCGGCCCTACTCGCTGGCACCCGACCGGCTCGCATGGGGCCAGGACAACCGGGCCGCGATGATGCGGGTCATCAGTGCGCCCAACGACAAGGCGTCCCACGTGGAGAACCGCGTCGGCGACTCCGCCGCGAACCCCTACCTCTACGTCGCGGCCCAGGCCGCGTCCGGGCTGGACGGCGTCGTGAACAAGATCGACCCCGGTCCGATCAGCCTCGACCCGTACGCCGCCGACGTTCCCCAGCTGCCGACCACCCTGGCCGATGCCGTGGACGCTCTGGAGTCGGACGGCTTCTTCCGCAAGGTCTTCGGTGACGTGTTCGTCGACTACATGGTCGCGATGAAGCGCAGCGAGGTGGACCGGTACCAGGCCTGGGTCGAGCAGAACCCGGACCCCGACACCTACGTGAACGGCGTGACCGGCTGGGAGCACCGCGAGTACTTCGAGCTCTTCTGAGCACCCCGTCACCGGCGACGCAGGGGATCGAGACCGAGAGACACTCACATGCCGACGATCATCTTCCACAGTCCCGACGGAAGCTCGCACAAGGTCGACGCCCGGGTCGGAGCCTCCGCGATGGAGACCGCGGTCAAGGTCGGGGTCCCGGGCATCGTCGCCGAATGCGGCGGCGCCCTGTCCTGCGCCACCTGCCACGTGTTCGTCGACTCCGCGTGGATCGCCGCCACCGGGATCGCGGACGAGTTCGAGGACGAGATGCTCGACGACGCGGAGACCCCGCGCACGCCGACGAGCAGACTGTCCTGCCAGATCCGCGTGACCGACGACCTCGACGGCCTGGAACTCACGATCGCGCCCGAGCAGTGAGCGCCCGAACGCTGAGCGACAAGGTGGAGGTGGCTCAGCCGCACGCCGACGTACTCATCGTCGGCGGCGGCGAGGCCGGGCTCGGCGTCGCCGACGAGCTGCGGGCACTGGGCTTCGCCGGCACCATCACCATGGCGGGCGAGGAGCCCAGGCTGCCCTACCAGCGTCCTCCGCTGTCCAAGGGCTATCTCTCAGGAGACAGCGACGACGAGAGCCTGGAGCTGCGCGCCCCGGAGTACCTGCGCGAGCAGGGCATCGACGTGTGGCTCGGGCGCCGAGTCGCCTCGGTCGACCTGACCGACCAGGGCGGCAGCGCCGTCTTCGACGACTCCACCTCGGTGGCGTTCGACCGTCTGGTGCTCGCCACGGGCGCTGTCGCCCGGGAGCTGCCGGTCCCTGGCGCCGAGCTGGCCGGGGTCCACTCGCTGCGAAGCGTCGCCGACGCCGCGCTCATTCGCGACGCCCTGCGAGCCGGCGGCCCTCTCGTGGTGATCGGAGGCGGTTTCATCGGCCTCGAGATCGCCGCCACCGCCCGTGCGCGGGGGCTCTCGGTCACCGTGGTCGAGGCGGCCGGCCGACTCCTCGAGCGCGTCTGCGCCGAACCGCTCTCCGACTTCTGCTTGCGGACGCACCGTGCCGCCGGCATCGACATCCGGCTCGACGCGGCCGTGGTCGAGCTCGTCGGGACCGACGTCGGGGCGGTCAGCGGCGTCCGGCTCGCGGACGGGACGCTGTTGCCGGCCGAGGTCGTGATCGTCGGGGTCGGCGCGGTGCCGGCGACCGGGATCGCCGAGAAGGCGGGCCTCGAGTGTCGCCGCGGAATCGTGGTGGACCCGGCAGGACGCACGACACACCCGCGCGTCGTCGCCGCGGGCGATTGCACCGAGCAACCCCACCCTCACCTGGAGGGGGAGCTGCTGGCGATCGAGTCGGTCAACAACGCCGTCGAGCAGTCGAAGGCCGCCGCGCACACCCTGCTCGGCCTAGACCCGCCGGCACGTGGGGTGCCGTGGTTCTGGTCCGACCAGGGCGGCATGAAGATCCAGATCGCCGGCGTCTCACACGGCCACGACGGCTACGTGGTGCGCGAGGAGGCCGAGCGGATCACGGTCTTGTACTTCCGCGGAGGCACGCTGATCGCCGCGGATGTGGCCAACAACCCCCGCGACTTCATGGCCGTCAAGCGGGCCGTCGCCGAACGGCGGACCGTGGACCGCGAGCGCGCTGGTGACCTGACTCGCTCCGTCAAGGACCTCCTCAGGGAAGGCGCCTGATGGCCTCCGCGCCGACCGGGGTCACGGTCACCACGCTCGAGCTGACGGTCGACCGAGACGCGCCGCTGCTGGTGGTCGGCCCGTCGCTGGGCACCTCGGTCGAGTCGTTGTGGTCCCCCTGTGCCCGGCTCCTGTCCGGCCGGTTCCACGTCGTGGGTTGGGACCTCCCCGGCCATGGGTCGAACCCCTCGATCCCCGCGACCGGACTGTCGATCGCCGAGCTCGCGGCCGCCGTCGCTGCGGCGGTCGGTGAGCTCCTGGTCGCGCGAGGACGACCGGAGGGGCCGTTCGGCTATGCCGGTGACTCGGTCGGCGGGGCCGTGGGACTCCAGCTGCTGCTGGACCACCCCGACCTCGTCTCCAGCGCCGTGCTGGTGTGCACGGGAGCCCGCATCGGCACGCCCGCGGGGTGGCGCGAACGCGCCGAGAACGTGCGTCAGGGCGGAACCGCGGCGGTGTTGGCGGGATCCCTCGAGCGATGGTTCGCCCCGGGCTTCACCCACCGGCACGACGAGACGACCCGAGCGTTCACCAGGGCGCTGCTGGGCACCCACCCGAGCGGGTACGCGGCCGTGTGCGCGGCCCTCGAGCGGTTCGATGTCACCGACCGACTCCACGAGATCGCCCAGCCCGTCCTGGCGGTCGCGGGGGAGCACGACGTGTCGACCCCTCCGGCCTCGCTCGAGACGATCGCCCGCGGCGTCCGGCGCGGCCGACTCGTGGTCCTGCCCGATGTCGCCCACTTGGCGCCGAGCGAGGACCCCGTCGCGCTGGCCGAGCTGATCAGCGCTCACGTGGCTGCGACCCCGGTGGCTCGGGTGACGACGCGGAGCGAGCCCTCGAACATTGATCGGACGAACTGATGAATCCTCCGCAGATTGGTACTTGTGTGTGATGGATAAGTTTCCGTACGGTCAGGTGACGCCCATCACAGCCGATGGGCGGGACCCGGTCGAAAGTGCTGCCATGGAACTGCGCCATCTTCGATACTTCACGGCGGTAGCCGAGACCTGCCACTTCGGACAGGCAGCAGAGCGCCTGTTGATCGCCCAGCCGGCGCTGTCGCAGGCGATCCGGTCGTTGGAGTCCGAGCTCGGGGTCACGCTGTTCACGCGCACCACTCGGCACGTCGCACTGACGCCCGCGGGGGAGTACTTCTTCGACGAGAGCCGCCGGATCCTGGCCGCCGTGGAGGACAGCACCCGCGGGGTGCGCCAGCTGGCCGACGGCCGCCACGGGTTGGTGCGGCTGGGGCTGGTGGGTACGGCGGCGACCTCGCACCTGCCGCACCTCGTCCGGACCTTGAAGCGGGAGCTGCCCGAGGTCGCGGTGGACGTGAAGGCCGACATCCTCACCCCCGAGCTCTGCGACCTGCTCCGCGCCGGCGCCATCGACGTCGCCGTGCTGCGACCACCGGTCGTAGGGGAGGGGATCGAGATCCACGTCGTCGAGGAGGAGCCGCTCATCCTCGCCCTCCCCGAGAGCCACGCGCTGGCCGCCCGGGGCGACCTCGGCGTGGAGGACCTGCGCAACGAGCCGTTCATCAGCTATGCGGCGCAGGAGTCTGCGGTCAACCAGGCCGTTCTCCGTGCGTGCCGCACCGCCGACTTCGTGCCCCACCGCTCGCACGAGGCGCCTGGCACCGCGGTCCTGCTCTCCCTGGTGGCGGCGGGCCTGGGCGTCTCGCTGGTTCCCGCCTCGGTGCGAGCGTTCCCGCTGACCGGCGTCGTGTTCCGTGAGGTCCTCGACGCCGGGACCATCCAGCTGGCGCTGGCCTGGCGCAGCGACCGGCCGCGCCCGGTGGTGACGATGGTGGTCTCCGTCCTCGCCGCCGACGACGCCCTGGCGTCGCTGTCGAGCAGCTTCGTCGACGGGATCCTCGCATGAAGATCACCAGGGTCGAGGCGGTCCCCTACGCGATCCCGTACGTCAAGCCGCTGCGCTTCGCCAGCGGCGAGGTGCACGTCGCCGAACACGTCCTGGTGCGGGTCCACACCGACGACGGGATCGTCGGGGTCGCGGAGGCGCCCCCGCGGCCCTTCACCTACGGTGAGACGCAGGCCGGCATCATCGCGGTGATCGAGAAGATCTTCGTCCCCCAGCTCCTCGGGCTGACGCTGCTCGACCGCGAGGTCATCCAAGAACGCCTCCAGCGCACGGTCGGGAACCCCGCAGCCAAGTCGGCCATCGACATCGCCGTCTGGGATGCACTCGGACGCACGCTCAAGCAGCCGGTCAGCGCCCTCCTCGGCGGCTACACCACCGGTCTGCGGGTGTGTCACATGCTGGGCTTCGAGGAGCCGGCGAAGATGGTCGCCGAAGCGGAGCGGATGGTCGAGACCTACGGCATCCGGACGTTCAAGGTGAAGGTCGGCCGTCGGCCGGTGGCCCTCGACACCGCGGTGGTCCGGGCACTGCGGGAGCGCTTCGGCGATGCGGTCGAGCTCTATGTCGACGGCAACCGGGGCTGGAGCCCCACGGAGTCGCTGCAGGCGATGAAGGAGATGGCCGACCTGGGCCTGACCTGCGCGGAGGAGCTGTGTCCCGCCGACGACGTGCTGGGCAGACGCTGGCTGGTCTCCCACCTCGACGTGCCGTTCATCGCCGACGAATCGGCCACGTCCGCGGCCGAGGCGACGCGGGAGGTGCTCGCGGGTGCCGCGACGGCCCTGAGCATCAAGTGCGCCAGGACCGGCTTCACGCAGAGTCGGCGCGTCCACCACCTCGCCGAGGGCCTGGGCCTCGAGGTCGTCATGGGCAACCAGATCGACGGGCAGCTGGGGACCGCGTGCACCGTCGCCTTCGGTGCTGCCTACCGGCTCACCTCGCGTCGCGCCGCCGAGGTCTCGAACTTCCTGGACATGAGCGACGACCTCCTTGTCGAGCCGCTCCAGATCCGCGACGGTGAGATCGCCGTGGGCCAGGGGATCGGGCTATCGGTGGAGATCGACGAAGACAAGCTCTCCCATTACCGCATCGACCGCTAGGCAACGCGCGATCGATGCGGTGGCTCCGGGAAAGGCTCCCGGGAGTCCGTACCTCGCGAAGTGCAGAAGGAAGGAAATGAAGATGAGCTCGATCGAAGTCGAGTCAGCCACGGCGGCCACTTCTGGTGCCTCGGCGACCGAGAGGTTCCAGACCGACAAGTCGCCGTTCGCCGCCGTCAGGGACGTCCCTCAGGAGCGGGTCGACGCACTGGCCCGAGAGGTGCTGGCCGGCATTCATGCCGCCATCCGCAAGCACCAGGTCACCTACGCCGAGTACAACGCCCTCAAGGCCTGGCTGATCCAGGTGGGACAGGACGGCGAGTGGCCCCTGTTCCTCGATGTCTTCGTCGAGCACGTGGTCGAGGAGGTCGCCACCGCGCACCGCCAGGGCAACAAGGGCACGATCGAGGGCCCCTACTACGTGCCCGGCGCGCCCGAGAGGGGAGCAGAAGGCTCCATCCTGGAGCGCGAGGAGCGCGGCACCCCACTGGTCTGGGAGGGGGTCGTCAAGTCCGTCGACGGCAGCCCGCTGGCCGGCGCGAAGGTCGATGTCTGGCAAGACGACGACCAGGGCTTCTACTCGCAGTTCTCCGAGGGGCAGCCCGAGTGGAACCTCCGCGGCGTGTTCACCGTCGGTGCCGACGGCCGGTTCCGCGTGCACACCATCAAGCCCGCGCCGTACCAGATCCCGCACGACGGGGCGACCGGCGCGCTGATCGAGGCGGCCGGCTGGCATGCGTGGCGGCCGGCCCGCATCCACGTCAAGGTGTCCGCCGCGGGCCACGAGACGCTGACCTCTCAGCTGTACTTCCCCGGCGACGAGCACAACGACGACGACATCGCCGATGCCGTCAAGCCCGAGCTGATGCTCGACCCCGTCGAGCAGGGCGACGGGAGCCTCGTCGTCCGGTACGACGTCACGCTGGACCCGACCGCCTGATGCTCTACCACGTCCGGATGGACGTCCGCCTGCCCCACGATCTCGACCCGGAGACCCGGGACGAGATCGTGGGGCGTGAGCGGGCCTACTCCCAGCAGCTGCAGCGCGAGGGCACCTGGTTGCACCTGTGGCGCATCGTGGGCGAGTACTCCAACTACTCGATCTTCGACGTGGCCTCCCACGACGAGCTGCACCGGATCCTGGCCGGCCTCCCGCTGTTCGCCTACATGGACATCAAGGTGACCCCGCTGGCCGTGCACCCCTCCGACATCCGCGGGGGCGCCTGACCCGAGCCGGTGCCGGTCAGCCGAGCTCGACGCTCGGGTGGTAGCGCTTGACCCGGTGCAGGGTGTTCTGGTCGGTGTGGTGCATCTCGGCCCCGGTCGCCGCGAGCCGGAGCAGGAGGTCGGAGGTGTAGCTGAACGTGCCGTCGTCGTGGAACGTGAAGGTGCTGGTGAAGTCCCTGATCTCGGCGCGCTCCATCAGGTAGCGGTTCTGCAGGATGCCGTACGACGGGTCGCCGGGCTTCGCGTCGAAGTGCAGAACCCGGTCTCGCGGACCGGCGTCGCTGCCCGCGAGGATCGCGATGCCGCGCCCGAACACGACGTTGCGGATGACCTGCCCGTTCGCCTTGTCCCACAGCAGGAAGCCGACCTCGTCGTGGAAGGGGTCCATCGCCTCCTCGCCGTGGCGCCACGCGGTCATCGTGTAGCTCAGGCCCCAGAGCGTCTGCCGGCCGTTCTCCTGCACCGGGATCGGCTTGAACTCGGCCTTCTCGAAGTACGAGGTCTTGCTCGTCTCGTCGTCCTGGTTGTGGTACGAGAGGTCGATCCCGAGGTCGCCCTCCCACTCGCCGACCAGCGGGGTCAGCGGACCGAGCTTCTGCGGGCCCTGGGTCCGGGCGCGGGGGTCGGTGGCGGAGGCGTCGATGGTGGGGGCGGGTGCCGTGGTGGTCATGGGTCTCATCTCTCTCGACTCGATGGGTGGAGCTTCGGTGGTCAGAGGAGCTCGAGCTCGCCCGCGGCCTGGCAGTTCGCGCACAGGCCCCAGTAGGTGACCTCGGCCTCGTCGAGCAGGTAGCCGGCGTCGTCGCTCGCCTGGAGGCAGGGCGCCTCGCCGGTGGCGCAGGCGACGTCGACGATCCGATGGCAGGCGCGGCAGACGAGGTGGTGATGGTTGTCGCCGGTCGCCAGCTCGAACCGGGCCGGCGACCCCGCCGGCTGGAAGCGCCGCAGGAGGCCTGCGTCGGTGAGCGCGTGCACGACGTCGTAGACGGCCTGGGTCGACACCTTGCCGAGCCGGGCCCGGGCCGCGGTCGCGATCGTGTCGACGTCCGCGTGCGGGTGCTCGGACACCTCGGCGAGTACGGCGACCCGCGGGCGGGTCACGCGCAGGCCGGCGGCCCGTAGGTCCTCCTCGGCAGGTGCCATGCGCTGACCCCCTGGTCTGGAACGGATCAAGTCCATCTTGGCCCAGAGACTTGCCTAACGCAAGACTTGCCGTACGCAAGGGAAGGTTCCGACCTCGCCCGATCCTCGGGGATGGGCGGGGCGGCGGCGCGTTACAGAGGCAGTCGGCCGGTGCCGTCGCCCGCACCGGCGTCCACGAGCATCTCGTGCACCTTCTGCAACGCGCTGGCACAGGCAGCGCGCTCGGCCGGATCGAGACGATCGAGGACCTTGCTCAGCTCCTTGCGCCGGCGGTCGGTCACCTTCCGGACCACGCGGCGCCCCGCCTCGGTCAGCTCCAGCGTGACGACGCTGCGGTTGTCCGGGTCGGTGCCGCGCACGAGGTGTCCCGAGGCGTCGAGTCGGTCGGCAAGCCGGGTGATCGAGGAGCCGGCGACTCCGAGAGCCTGGGCGCACTGGGTCGAGGTCGAGCGGCCCTGGTGGTGCAGCACGAGCAGCAGGCGGAACTGGGACAGCGAGACCTCCAGCCGCTCGACGCTGCGCAGGGCGACACCGACCAGGTCCCGGGTCGCGACCTCGAAGGCCACCAGCTCCTCGGCCGACGTCGGCGCCGGGCGGTCCGCCTGCTCCACGCCGGTGAGTATCGCACGGCCCCGACCGGCCACTAGCGCTTGCGAGCGCGACTCAGGTCCTGCTCGAACCGCTCCAGGCTCACGTGCGCCATCACCAGGCGCTGGGCCTGCCGGACGTTGCGCGTGCGCATGCTCGCCAGGATCGCGCGATGCTCGCTGTGCCACTCGCGATGCCGGCTGACGCGGGTCCGGGTGCCGCGAGACAGGGTGACCCACGCATCGCGCAGCAACAGCTCGACGTCGTAGAGCCAGGAGTTGCCACACATGCCGGCAGCCGTGAGCTCGAACCCCAGCGGCTCCCACTGGTAGGAGGGATCGTTCTCGAGATGCTCCTGCTGCTCGTCCAGCAGCGCCTCGAGGGCGTCGAAGTCGGCGTCGGTGCCACGCTCGGCGAGCGCGGTGACGATGGCGAGCTCGATCCCGAGCCGGGTCTCCACGAGGTTGCGCAGCGCGCTCTCCTCGGTCGCATCGAAGATGGTCGTGGTCGAGACGGACGGGTTCGCCGCCGCGACGTACATGCCGTCGCCGTGGACGACCTCGATGACGCCGGTCGCCGACAGCACCCGCAAGGCCTCGCGGAGCGACGAGCGGCCGACGCTGAACAGCTCCATGAAGACCCGCTCGGGCGGCAGCTTGTCG encodes:
- a CDS encoding FadR/GntR family transcriptional regulator translates to MAKPPAAKSASAPTTPARGGGRGRVTERVVDEICAYIEREALQGGDKLPPERVFMELFSVGRSSLREALRVLSATGVIEVVHGDGMYVAAANPSVSTTTIFDATEESALRNLVETRLGIELAIVTALAERGTDADFDALEALLDEQQEHLENDPSYQWEPLGFELTAAGMCGNSWLYDVELLLRDAWVTLSRGTRTRVSRHREWHSEHRAILASMRTRNVRQAQRLVMAHVSLERFEQDLSRARKR